In the Telopea speciosissima isolate NSW1024214 ecotype Mountain lineage chromosome 2, Tspe_v1, whole genome shotgun sequence genome, one interval contains:
- the LOC122653120 gene encoding loganic acid O-methyltransferase-like, whose amino-acid sequence MAMKSYVKTRIEEEIYRKLDIKHFSSSTNTLHIADLGCSVGPETYSAMQDIVEVIEFKYISEGLIAQIPEFLVFFNDFVSNDFNTLFSSLPPNKRYFAAGVAGSFYQRLFAAGFLHFVYSSHSLQYLSKVPEEVVDKDSPAWNKGKVFYTSAQKAVVVAYSAQYGEDMESFLCARAEELVRGGMMVLLMPGLSDGTSYSKCSHCMLYDLLGSCLMDMAQMELVSEEKVDSFNYPIYIASPKELEGLVKKNGCFSIERIEMVSRLTEEEEPPDVEVFTMHLRDGMQGPIKEHFGSEILEELFDRFSQKIAESSSHLIEESYKKPNQLFVILKRKAQAG is encoded by the exons ATGGCTATGAAGAGTTATGTCAAAACAAGGATCGAGGAAGAAATTTACCGGAAGCTTGATATTAagcacttctcttcttctacaaACACACTTCACATTGCAGATTTGGGCTGTTCAGTTGGACCGGAAACATATTCAGCAATGCAAGACATAGTAGAGGTCATAGAGTTTAAGTACATTTCTGAAGGTCTAATAGCTCAAATCCCAGAATTTCTAGTGTTCTTCAATGATTTCGTTTCCAATGATTTCAATACTctgttttcttctctccctcccaaCAAACGGTACTTTGCGGCGGGTGTAGCTGGTTCGTTTTATCAACGTTTGTTCGCGGCGGGATTTCTCCATTTTGTGTACTCATCTCATTCTCTCCAATATCTCTCTAAGGTTCCAGAAGAGGTGGTAGACAAGGACTCTCCTGCATGGAACAAGGGGAAGGTTTTTTACACTAGTGCCCAAAAGGCAGTAGTAGTGGCTTATTCAGCTCAATATGGAGAGGACATGGAGTCATTTTTGTGTGCTAGAGCAGAAGAACTTGTGCGTGGTGGGATGATGGTCCTTCTCATGCCAGGCCTCTCAGATGGAACCTCTTATTCTAAATGCTCTCACTGTATGCTATATGACCTTCTAGGATCTTGCCTCATGGATATGGCTCAGATG GAATTAGTGAGTGAAGAGAAAGTGGATTCTTTCAATTACCCTATATACATTGCATCTCCAAAGGAGTTGGAGGGGTTGGTGAAGAAGAATGGATGTTTCAGCATTGAGAGGATTGAGATGGTGAGTCGGTtgacagaggaagaagaaccgcCCGATGTAGAAGTGTTTACAATGCATTTAAGAGATGGAATGCAAGGACCCATTAAGGAACATTTTGGATCTGAGATCCTAGAGGAGTTGTTCGACAGGTTCTCTCAGAAAATTGCAGAGTCTTCTTCCCATCTCATAGAAGAAAGCTACaagaaaccaaatcaattaTTTGTGATTCTAAAGCGTAAAGCGCAAGCTGGCTGA
- the LOC122653119 gene encoding protein SUPPRESSOR OF FRI 4-like: protein MGKKKKRASKVWCYYCDREFDDEKILVQHQKARHFKCHVCHKKLSTAGGMAIHVLQVHKESVTKVPNAKPDRESTEIEIFGMQGIPPDILAAHYGEQDEDTPSKMAKVEIPTPKLGAVVHGAVGIGFPPQSSLGAMQPIYNSALTVPPSGWPAPPRPQPWFPPLPAVSVLPATTVGMAQQPLFPIQTGQPPLSSITSPHQPPFPITPPGLPSSTPLVPVSQPLFPISGSATGPTHSSPFSAPVPSMTIPSSTLTELKSLVDTYSSVNSSTGNSYHTPIVQGGSFFNSHTYASGPNTGGPSIGPPPVIANKAPATQPGTNEVYLVWDDEAMSMEERRMSLPKYQVHDETSQMNSVDAAIDRRISESRLAGRMAF, encoded by the exons atgggcaagaagaagaagagggcttCAAAGGTCTGGTGTTATTATTGCGATCGAGAGTTCGACGATGAGAAGATCCTTGTTCAGCACCAGAAAGCCAGACACTTTAAatgccatgtctgccataagaAGCTCTCCACCGCAGGAGGAATGGCTATACATGTTCTTCAGGTCCACAAGGAGTCCGTTACCAA GGTTCCTAATGCTAAACCTGACAGAGAATCAACGGAAATTGAGATTTTCGGAATGCAAGGGATCCCACCTGATATATTAGCAGCGCACTATGGAGAGCAAG ATGAAGATACCCCATCAAAGATGGCCAAAGTGGAGATTCCAACGCCAAAGCTCGGTGCTGTGGTCCATGGAGCAGTAGGTATTGGGTTTCCTCCGCAATCCTCTCTGGGTGCAATGCAACCAAT TTACAATTCTGCATTAACAGTGCCTCCTTCAGGTTGGCCAGCTCCTCCCCGGCCACAACCTTGGTTTCCACCGCTTCCAGCAGTTTCAGTGCTTCCTGCTACAACTGTGGGAATGGCACAGCAGCCTTTGTTTCCTATACAGACTGGCCAGCCTCCTCTTTCATCTATCACATCCCCACACCAACCACCATTTCCAATCACTCCACCTGGATTACCCTCATCCACACCGCTTGTTCCTGTATCTCAACCTTTATTTCCAATTAGTGGGAGTGCTACTGGCCCAACTCATAGTTCACCATTTTCTGCCCCTGTGCCTTCAATGACAATTCCATCGAGCACTTTAACAGAGCTTAAAAGCTTGGTTGACACATATTCAAGTGTGAACTCTTCTACTGGAAACAGCTACCATACTCCAATTGTTCAAG GTGGTTCATTTTTCAATTCGCATACATATGCTTCAGGTCCAAATACTGGTGGTCCTTCCATAGGGCCTCCTCCTGTGATTGCTAATAAAGCTCCGGCAACTCAACCAGGAACAAATGAGGTTTATTTAGTTTGGGATGATGAGGCCATGTCCATG gaggaaagaagaatgtCCTTACCAAAGTATCAGGTGCATGATGAAACTAGCCAG ATGAACTCAGTTGATGCTGCCATAGACAGAAGGATATCTGAAAGCAGGCTTGCTGGTCGAATGGCCTTCTAG